GGGCTTTGTCCGCTCGGCCCGATACGGGTTGCCCTTGCGTCCGACTCCAGCGTTGGGGTGAGTTTTGTGCGCTGCACCGCGGAGTTTGACGAATCCACCTCCGAGGCGGAACAGATCGAGCAAACGCGTCTCCTCGGACCGATTCGGCCGCCATCCCTCGCCGGTGGGTTTGTCCTCGTCGCGGAAGATGGACGCGAGCTTCGCGTCGGAGCGCGCCGGCTCAGCCTTGGGCGGGCCGCCGACAACGATTTCGTGATTCGAGACGTTCGCGTGTCCCGCCACCACGCAACGATCGAGCCACACGGCGGAGGATGGATGGTCCGAGACCTTGGAAGCACCAATGGGACGTTCGTCGGCGGCCGACGCGTGGCCCAAACAGAGATCAGCGCACCAACTGAGATCTCCCTGGGCGGCTGCAGGCTGGAGCCGCTGAGTCGCGCTCAGGACGTGGCCCGCCCGTTGTAAGGATGGGAATCGGCGGTGATCGTTCGTGATGGTTTCGGACGACGCGCTGATCCTGGCGCTTCGGATGGCCGTCGTCGTCGTTCTCTACGCATTCCTCCTCACGCTGGTGGTGCTCACGCAGCGGGAGCTTTATCGCGAAGCGTCGGCGCGCTCGACCTCGGCGCCAGGTGCGCGTCTCGTCGTCGTTGAGCCCGGCGCCACCGCGCAAGCTCCGGGCCACACGATCCCGCTCGACGCCGTGACGCGCCTCGGCCGCTCCGCGGACAACACGATCGTCCTGGACGACGACTACGTCTCCGCGGCGCACGCCATCGTGCTGCTCCATGGCGGACGATGGTGGGTCCGAGACGCCGGAAGCACGAATGGAACGATCGTCAATGGCAGCCGAATCGATGGAGAAACGGCGCTGTCCGAGGGTGATACCCTTCAGATCGGTCAGGTCGTCTTTCGCCTTGCCAGCTAGTCGCCGGCGCCCGCGTCGAACACAACACGGGCCGCGCCTGTCCCGCCGCAGGGCCGACGCAAGCGCGACGCCCAGAAGTACGGTGACGGGATGGCGCTGATCCGCCGCCCGCTCGAGCTCGCACTGCTCGCATTTCCCGTGGCGCTGCTGGCGGCCGCCCTCGGGCTGATGGCGATCGTTCGCGGCGGCGAGGACCCGGGCAGCACCGTGCGCATCGTCGCCATTTTCGCTGCCGTGCTGATCGCATTCCATCTCACCATCGCCATCCGCCTCCCCCAAGCTGACCAGGAGCTGCTCCCCATCGTCGAGACCCTCGTGGCCCTCGGACTGATCGCGGTGGATCGACTCGTCCCAGGCCTGGCGCCGCGCCAACTCCTGTGGGTGGGGCTCGGTTCGACCGCGGCGACTGCGACGGCCGTCGGAATTCCCCGCATTGATTGGCTCGGTCGATACCGGTATACGTGGCTGATGGGCGGGCTCCTCCTCCTCGCGCTCACCATCGTGTTTGGAATCGACCCGAATGGGAGCCAGACGCGCCTGTGGATCGGCGCGAACGGCCTCTATTTCCAGCCGTCGGAGATCACAAAGGTCGTGGCGGTCATCTTCTTCGCATCCTATCTCGCCGATAAGCGCGATCTCATCACGCACGCACCAATTCGTATCGGGCGTCTCTCCCTTCCACCGCTCGCCTATCTTGGACCGTTGGTCCTCATGTGGGGATTGTCGCTCGTCCTGTTGGTTTGGCAACGGGATCTCGGCGTGGCGCTGCTCTTCTACCTCATCTTTCTTTTCTTGCTCTACGCCGCGACCGGCCGAACCTATGTCGGCGTGGGCATCGCATTCCTTTGCGTTGGCGCTCTCGTGTCGCTGGCGCTATTCGACCATGTCCAGCTCCGCACGCGGATCTGGCTCGACCCGTGGCCGAGCGCGGCGGGTGATGCGTATCAGCTCGTCCAGGCGCTGACGGCCTATGCCGCGGGCGGTGTCCTCGGCGCTGGCCTCGGCTTCGGCTACCCGGAGTATGTGCCGGCCGTCCACACGGACTTCGTGCTCGCGGCATTGGGGGAAGAGCTGGGGCTGTTGGGAACGATTGCGATCGTCGGCCTCTACGTCGCCCTCGTCTTTCGCGCGTTTCGCATCGCGCTGCGCGCCACGAGCGATTTCGCCATGTTGTTCGCAGCCGGCCTGGGGACCGTGCTGGGCGTTCAGGCGCTCATCATCATGGCCGGGAACCTGCGGCTCATGCCGATCACCGGCATCACGCTCCCGTTTCTCAGCTATGGAGGAAGCTCGATCCTCGCCAACTTCGTGATGGTCGGGCTCCTCCTTCGGATCTCGGCCGAATCGCCTTCCGACGGCGGGTCCGGTGGCTGACCGGATCCGCCGGGTGTCCCTTATCCTGAGCGCAGGGTTCCTGCTCGTCGCCGGCGCGCTCGGCTACTGGCAGGTCATCGGCGCCAATCGTGTGCTGGACCGTCCGACGAACCCCCGGACCGTCGAGGAGGAGCGGCGCATCCTCCGTGGCCGAATCCTGGATCGCAACGGCGAAGTCCTCGCTTCGTCCGAGCGCGCGGGCGAGCTGGCCCATCGCGCATATGCGTATCCGCCTCTGGCAGATGTCGTGGGGTACTGGAGCATCCAGCATGGAAAGAGTGGCATCGAAGAGGCGTTTGACTCCTTCCTGCGCGGTGAGCGATCGACCAACCCAGCCGCGGAGATTCGCAACAAGCTCTTCCCGGTTGATCGGCACGGCGCCGACGTTCGCCTGACGCTCGACCTCCAGCTCCAGAAGGTCGCCGATGACGCGCTCGGGGGTTCGCCCGGGGCGGCAGCCGTCGTCGACGTTTCGACCGGCGAGGTGCTCGCCCTCGCCAGCCATCCGTATTTCGATCCCAACACCCTCGACGAGGATTGGGAGCGGCTGGCGAACGACCGGGGCGAGCCATTTGTCAGCCGGGCGATCAATGGTCAGTACGTCCCGGGATCGATCTTTAAGCTCGTGACGGCGAGCGCCGCGCTGGATTCAGGAATCGCAACTGCTGGAATGGAGCACCACCACGAGGCGGATTTGATCGTCGACGGTCTACGCATCCGGAATACCAATCACCCCCAGCTCACGGACCTGACATTCGCAGAGGAGTTCGCGTGGTCGTGCAACGTGTTCTTCGCCTACACGGGCCTCTCGCTGGGAGGGTCTTCGCTGATCGACTACTCGCCCCTCGCTTCGCGCGAGCCGTACACGTGGCCTGCTGGACCCGTCGATGCCAGCGAGGCGCGCCTTCGGGAATATGCTCGGCGCTATGGCATCGGCCAGGCCGTCCCATTCGACCTTCCGACCTCGGCCGGCCTGATCTCCAAGGCCGATCACATGACGCGGGCGCAGCTGGCCAGCACGGCATTCGGCCAGGGGGATCTCCTGGTGAGCCCGCTCCAGATGGCCCTCGTCGCCGCGACGGTCGACAACGGCGGCGTAATGCCGGCTCCGTACATCGTGGCCAGCGTCGAGGATGGAAAAACTGTGGAACGGATCCACCAACCTGGTGCCGGGGGCCATCGGGTCATTAGCGAGAGCGCGGCGGCCGAGCTGAACGCGATGATGGAGCTGAGCGTCGATACGGCATATGCGCAGCCGGCGAGGATCCCCGGCGTCCGCGTCGGCGGCAAGACCGGAACGGCGGAAGTGAGCACGTCCGAGACCCCGCACTCCTGGTTCGTGGGCTACGCACCAGCCGATCGTCCCGGCGTCGCGGTCGCGGTGATCATGGAAAACCGCGGGTCCGGGACCACTTTTGCCACGCCGGCGGCCCGGAAGATTCTGAAGGCGGCGCTCGACATGGGCTACTGACGCTCGCGCGGACAACGGGCGCACCCGCCCGCGTCTCGGCGCTCCGCTGGCTCGGTCGCGGCAGGGGTGCGTGGGAGGCTGTGTTATGATTACCCCGAATACCGGGGGGTCAACGATGGACACAAGTGAGGAGTTCGCAGAAGGCGCCGCCGATCTGCCCGATGCGATGCCCGAGCGGTGGGAGACGGCTATCGAGGACCTGGCGCAGGCGATCGCGCTGGGGCTCGACCGGGCGCAAGACCTCGCCGACGCCATCAACGACCTGATCCGCACGCGGCCGGCTGTTGCAAAAGCCGTTGGCGCGGCTGCGGTTGGCGCGGTAGCCGGCGTGATGATCGCGAACCTGACGGCCCGGAAGCCGAAGCCGCCTAGCGCCCAGACCCTTCGCGAATCCGCGCGTCAGGCCTCCGCTTCGCTCGTCGATCAAGCGATCCTGATCGCGCGCGATGCGGCAGAGCGCATGGCGCGGCGCATCCCAGCGAAGGGTGAAGCGCTCGGGCGCAGCGTATCCGGCGACGGCGCCGTCAAGCGAAAGGGACGCCTCGTCGACGTCAGTCGGGCCCGGTACGCGGCTCAGCTCGTTCCTCTGGCGTTCGCGCTCCTCAAGAATCCCATCGTCCGCGAGTATCTCGCCCGCGCGGCCATGGCCAGCACTCGGCGCCGCAAATAGCCGCGCTTTCCCGTCTTCGCCCTGGTCCCAGCCGTGTACCGCCGGCCCCAGCGCTCGGTCTCCTGAGCTAGAAAGGGCCAATGCATTGGCCGAACAGGAATATGTCGCGCTCGACCTCGAACTGATCGAGCCGAATTCGCCGCGCTCTCGCGTGATCGAGATCGCGGCCGTGCGATTTACCGAGCGCGCCGTCCTTGAAGAATGGTCAACCCTGGTCAATCCCTCCGCGTCGCTGCCGTACACCATCCGCCAGCTCACCGGAATCGACGACCGCGAGCTGACAGCCGCCCCTTCGCTGGATTCGATCGCGGAGCGGCTGCGCGCTTTCGTCGGGCGAACGTCAATCGTCGGGCAGAGCGTCGAGATCGACGTTGCGCACCTGGCACGCCAGGGGATCGCGCTGGATGCGCCGATCCTCGACACGTTCGAGCTTGCATCCCTCCTCCTGCCCGGCCTCCCGTCGTACGAGCTAACCGCCATCGCGCGGGCGCTCGGCCTTCCGTCTGGCGGCGCCCACCGGGCGCTGGCGGACGCGCATCGAGCGCGAGAGGTGTTTCTGGCCCTGCTCGATCGGATCCGGTCTCTGGACATCGAGATCCTCATGCACATCGATCGCCTCACGCTCGGCTTCGACTGGGCGTACCGAGATCTCTTCGTCGAAGCGGGGCGGGAACGGCGCCGCCAGCTCGTGAGCAGCGCGCTCTCCGGCGATATTCTGAATCCGGTCGATCTCGGCCTATCGCGGCTCCTCGCGCCACCGACGACGCGCGAAGAGCCGCTTACGCCTCATGCACGGCGTCGGCGCGTCGATCCGGAGGTCCTCGCCGCGGAGATGAGCGCAGGCGGGCGCGTCGCCCGGACACTGGCAGGATACGAGGAGCGCCCCGAGCAGCTCGCCATGCTGCGAGCCGTCGCGCACGCGTTCAACGAGGAGAAGCACCTCATTACCGAGGCGGGAACCGGGACCGGCAAATCTCTCGCCTACCTTCTGCCGGCGCTCGCGTATGCCTCCGCGAACAATGACCGCGTTGTCGTCTCCACCAACACCATCAATCTCCAGGACCAGCTCTCTGAAAAGGACGCCCCAGGGCTTCTCTCCGCGATGGACTACCGGGCGCGGGTGGCGGTCTTGAAGGGGCGCGCGAACTATCTGTGCCTGCAACGATGGTTGTCGCTGCTCCGGTCTGAAGCGGTCTCGCGCGTCGAAGCGGGACTGCTCGTGAAGACGCTGCTCTGGATCACTCAGACCGAAACTGGGGATCGCGGCGAGCTGCGGCTGACGCCGGACGAAGAGGTCGCATGGGGGCGGATATGTTCTCAGTCTGAGTCATGCTCGTCCCTCACGTGTCGCTATCATCGGGACGGCGTCTGCTTCATCAGCCGCGCTCGGCGGGCAGCAGAGGCGAGCCACGTCGTCATCGTGAATCACGCGCTCTTGCTCTCGGATCTCACCACGAATAGCCGCGTGGTACCCGACCACACCCGACTCGTGATCGATGAAGCGCACCACCTCGAGGACGAAGCGACGCGGCAGCTCGGTTTTTCCATCTATCCGCGCACCTGCAGCGCGCCCCTCGAAGCGCTCATCCCCGCATCCGGCCGCGACGGGGTGGGCCACCTGGACGCGGCGATGGCCCTGCTCCGGTCTGGCGGGCTGGCGCCAAAGCGGCTCCAACAGCTCGATGAGGCCACCACGGACATCCGCGCGCACGCCGTTGCCGCGCTAGGGTTCGTCTCCCAGCTTTTCGAGGCGACGCGCGATTTTCTCACTTCAGCCGGGTCCCAGTGGGAGCCCGTGCGAACGATTCGCCTGACGCCCGTCTCGCGGAGGGGAAACGGCTGGGACGCGATTGAGGTGGCCTGCGACGGCCTGTGCGCGCATTTCGATGCGATTGAGGTGGCCCTGGAACCGATTCTGGAAGACCTTTCCGACGCCGCCAAGGAAGGGAGCCAGGCCGTGTCGGACGTGCTCGCGGAGCTGCTCGCCATTCGGTCGCAGATGGACGCAGTGGTGCCACAGCTGCGCGCCATCGTGACTCGACCCGCGCCCGACACGGTGTGCTGGCTGACGCAACCCCAGGCGCAGGGTGGGACGGACAGTGGGGGCGCCCAGTCGGCCGGACCTCCAAGCCTGAACCTCGCGCCCCTCGACGTGGCGCCCCAGTTGAGGGCGGCGTTTCTGGACTCCAAGTCCACGACGATCTTCACCTCGGCGACTCTTACGACCGAGGGCTCCTTCGAGTTCATCCGCGAACGGCTGGGCGCGGCGGAGGTGGAGGAGTTGGCGCTCGGGTCCCCGTTCGATTACCAGCGGGCGGCCATGCTCATCGTGCCGGACGACGTGCCAGAGCCGAACCAGCCGGGCTACGCGCGAAAGTGTGCGGACGTCGTCGCGGACGTGGCAGAGGCGCTCGGCGGAAAAACAATGGCGCTCTTCACGTCGCATGCGCAGCTCCGAACGACGCACGACGCCATTCGCGATCGGATCGACCGGGCGCAGATCGCGCTGATGGGGCAGGGGGTGGACGGATCGCGCACACGGCTGTTGCAGCGATTCAAGGCGACAGAGCGCGCGCTGCTCCTTGGCACCGCGTCATTCTGGGAGGGTGTGGACGTGGTCGGCGAGGCGCTATCCGCCCTCATCATCGCGCGCCTGCCCTTCGCCGTACCAACAGATCCGGTGTTCGCGGCGCGCAGCGAGTTGTTCGACGACCCGTTCCGTCAATTTGCCCTCCCACACGCGATCCTTCGCTTCAAGCAGGGATTCGGTCGCCTCATTCGGAGCGCCACGGACCGCGGAGTCGTGGTTGTGCTGGACCGCCGCGTGCTCTCGAAATCCTACGGCCAGGCATTCCTCAGCTCGCTCCCGACCTGCACCATTCGCCGGGCGCCGGCTGGGGCGGCCGGCACCCTCGCGCGCGAATGGCTGGAGAACGCGCCCGCTCCATAGCGACCGGGCCCATCACTCCGCTGGGCACAGCTCCTGGACGCCGTTCAACCGTTGCAGCCTCGGAGGCTCGCCACCTTCGCGATAGACGCGCGCGACGCGCCCGCCGATATTGGTGAGCGCAACGTGTGGAATCGTGCCCGCCTGATCCGCAAAATGATTCAACCCGATCACCCGTTGGCCATCCGCGCCGAAAAACGTCGCGACGTCTCCCTCGGCCGCGCCGGGAATGTCCGTGATGTCAACGACTGTCTGGTCCATCGACACGCGACCGATGATGGGCGCGACCTGTCCCCGCACGAGCGCTTCGCCGACGTTCGAGAGGCGGCGGTCGATACCGTCTGCGTAGCCCGCCGACACGAGCGCCACCCGCGTCGGCCGCGGGGCGTGCCAGGTCTGCCCGTACCCGACGCCTTCGCCGCGAGCGAGGCAGGTGACCCGCGCAACTCGGGCGCGCAGCGAGACCGCCGGTTGAAGATCGAAGCCATCCGGAACGTTGCCGTTGGGGCTGACCCCGTAGAGCAAGAGGCCGGTGCGCACCAGTCCGAAATGGGCATCGGGCAGAGCCATCGTCGCAGCGCTGTTGCAGGCGTGCCGGATCGGGAACTCGTACCCTGCACGCGCCAGGTCCGCAACGACGCGATTGAAGCGGTCGAGCTGATCGTACGTGTAGGAGAGATCGGTCTCGTCGGCGCTGGCGAAGTGGGTGTAGATCGCCTGGACGTCCAGTCCATCGCTCGACGCCAATTCGCGCGCGAGATCGAGGGCCCGTTCCGGATCGACACCAAACCGATGGAGTCCGGTGTCCACCTTCACATGAACCGTCGCGGATCTCGCATGTCTTCGCGCGGCCCGATCGAGCGCGCGGATCAGATCGATCGTATCGACGGTTACGGTGAGATCGTAGCGAACCGCCACATCGGCTTCGGCCGGCTCCGTTCGGGTCAGGACCAGGATCGGAGCGTCGAGCCCCGCCCGCCGCAGCTCGACGCCTTCGTGCACGCGGGCGACCGCCAGCCACTTCGCCCCGGCGCGCAGTACCGCGCGGGCGACTTCGACCGCCCCGGCTCCATATCCATGGGCCTTGACCACGGCGGCAACGTCGGTACCGGGCCGGACCCATCGGCGAATCTGACGGACGTTCCGTTGAATCGCATCGAGGTCGACGTCGAGCCAGCACGACAATGTGCGGGTCGGGTCGGGTACATCCGGCATCACCCCATTATAGGCTGCGTTTGCCCGCCTTCCGGCGCCACGCATACAATTTTTTCACGCTATTGGGGGTGATGATTGGCGAACGACAGTCGCTTCGTGGAGGAGATTGCCGACAAGGGCGACGACTACTCGCGTTGGTATACGGACGTGATCCTGAAAGCCGAACTGGCGGACTACTCGCCCGTTCGGGGCTGCATGGTGATCCGCCCATATGGGTACGCGCTGTGGGAGAACATGCAGGCTGCGCTGGACGCGAGGATCAAGGCGACCGGCCACCTCAACGCCTACTTCCCCCTGTTCATCCCGGAGAGCCTCCTCCAGCGCGAAGCCGAGCACGTGGAGGGGTTCAACCCGGAGGTCGCGTGGATTACCGCCGCCGGCACGGAGGATCTCGACGAGCGCCTCGCGATTCGGCCAACGTCGGAGGCCATCATCGGTACGATGTACGGCAAGTGGGTGCAGTCTTGGCGCGATTTGCCGATCCTGATCAACCAGTGGGCGAACGTCGTGCGCTGGGAGAAGCGTACCTACCTGTTCCTGCGAACGACGGAGTTCCTGTGGCAGGAGGGTCACACCGCCCACCGCACGGAAGAAGAGGCGATGGACGAGGTGCTCCGCATGCTCGACGTCTATCGCGACTTTGCCGAGACCGAGCTGGCGATGCCGGTTATTGCCGGGCGAAAGTCCGAAGCTGAGAAGTTCGCCGGGGCAGCCGCAACGTTTACGGTCGAAGCGATGATGGGCGACGGCCGCGCCCTCCAGGCCGGCACCTCTCACTCCTTCGGCCAGGGCTTCGCGCGGGCCTTCAACATCAGCTTTCTCGACATGGACGGCGAGCGCCGTCACGCCTGGACGACCAGCTGGGGCGCAAGCACGCGGCTGGTGGGCGGCGTCATCATGATGCACGGGGACGAATCAGGGTTGATCCTCCCACCGCGGGTCGCGCCATATCAGGTGGTGATCGTCCCCATCTACCAACGGGACGAGCAGCGCACGGAAATTCACGAGGAGGTGGAGCGGATCCGGCGCGAGCTAGCGGGCACGATTCGCGTACACGTCGATTGGTCGGAGCATCGGCCCGGCTGGAAATTCAGCGAGTGGGAGCTGCGCGGCGTCCCCGTGCGACTCGAGATCGGCCCCAAGGACATCGCGCAGAGGCAGGGAATCGCGGTCCGCAGGGACAATCGGGCGAAGGAGGCGGTCCCCTTCGCCGCGCTCTCGACTCGGCTGCCCCAGATCCTCGACGATGTGCAGCGATCCCTCTACGAGCGCGCCGTGGCATTTCGCGAATCGCGGACGCATATGGTCGAATCAATTGATGAGCTGGCGGCGCAGCTCGAGCGCGAGCGCGGTTTCTTCTGGGCCCCCTGGTGCGGCGACGCCGCTTGCGAGGCGCACGTGAAGGAGCGGACCGGCGCCACGCTCCGCTGCGTTCCCCTCGACGGCGGGAATCGGTCCGGCGCATGCCTGGTTTGCCGGAAGGATGCCCCGCAGACCGCCGTGTTCGCCCGAGCATATTGAGATGCTGCCGGACCCTCTCGCGGAGATCGAGCAAGCCCTTTCTATCGGCCTCGAGCTCCCGACAACCGCCGTCGAACGTCTGACCGGACTCGAAGGCGAGTCGCTCGATCGATTCCGCTCACTGTGGAATCGCCTCGGCGCGGAAGAACGCGAGGCGCTCCTGAGCGCCATGGGAGAAGCGGCGGAAGAGAATTTGGTGCTCGACTTCGCGCCTGCATACGCTCTCGCCCTGGTGGATCCGGATCCAAGTGTGCGCGAGCTGGGCCTGCGCCTCGCGTCGGAAGAGGCCGACCCCGACCTCCTCGACACGTACGTCCGCAGCGCTGTCGCCGATCCCGATCCGGACGTCCGCTTGGCGGCGCTCGAAGAGTTGGGCTCATACACCCTGGCGGCGCAGGTAGACGACTGGCCGGCTGAGGTCCAGCAGAAGCTGGAGCAGGTGCTGACGGGCGTTTTGCACCTGCCCGATGCGGACACGATGACGCGTCGGGCGGCGCTGCTGTCCCTGTCCTTCTTGACGACTCCCCAGACCGAGCTGGAGATACGCCAGGCGCACCTGCAACCAGACTTGCGTGACGCGGCCATCGAAGCCATGGGCCGGAATTGCCAGGAGATCTGGATCCCGGACATTCGCGCAGAGATGCACGGCGAAATCGCCCACCTCCGCGCGACGGCCGCGCAGGCCGCGGCGGAGCTTGAGGACGCGGAACTGGTTCCAGACCTCATCCAGCGGCTGTCCGACCCCGAGAGCGACGTTCGGCTCGCAGCCATCCACGCCCTCGGTCTCATCGGTGGGAAGGATGCGAAGGCAGCGCTGTCCGAGCTCCTACAGTCCCGGGACCGCGAGATCCGCGCCGCGGCGCGTGAGGCGATGCAGGACCTCCTCGAAGGGGAAGACCCGCTCGCGCTCCGCTGACCGCCTCGGTCGGAGCCAGATCTCGAAGAACGCTCAGCAGCAGCCCGCGTCAGTTGGGCGAAGGCACGGAGACAGTCGTGCGCTCGGCGATCTCCTTCCAGAAGAAGCACGCAACCCAGTGATTCGGCCGCACCTCTTCCAACGGAGGCTCGGAGGCCGAGCAATCGGCCCGAGCGAAGGGGCACCGGGGATGAAACCGACACCCGGCGGGCGGGTTAATTGGGCTCGGAACATCTCCCTGCAGGATGATGCGCGACCGCCGCCGTTCGACCACGGGATCCGGGATCGGCACGGCCGACAGCAACGCTTTCGAGTAGGGGTGGAGCGGCAGATCGTACAGCTCGTTTCGATCGGCAACCTCCACAATCTTACCCACGTACATCACCGCGACGCGGTCGCTGATGTGCCGGACCACCGCCAGGTCGTGGGCGATGAACAGATAGGTGAGGTTGTACTGCGCCTGCAGTTCTTCGAGCAGGTTGATGATCTGCGCCTGAATCGACACGTCGAGCGCGCTGATGGGCTCGTCGCACACGATGAATTCGGGTTCGAGCGCAAGGGCTCGGGCGAGTCCGATGCGCTGGCGCTGCCCACCGCTGAACTCGTGGGGGTATCGATTGGCGAAGTACGGATTGAGACCCACGATGCGCAGCATCTCCCGGACGCGCTCTTCACGCTCCTTGCCGCGCGCGA
This is a stretch of genomic DNA from Chloroflexota bacterium. It encodes these proteins:
- a CDS encoding FhaA domain-containing protein — encoded protein: MLSAIESLFEGIFEGGIRRLLRPRLQPVEISRALERAMVSNTTVGPGSLRVPNRFRAGINPADFRRLGPLRNAIERDAAAYLEQRALQSGLCPLGPIRVALASDSSVGVSFVRCTAEFDESTSEAEQIEQTRLLGPIRPPSLAGGFVLVAEDGRELRVGARRLSLGRAADNDFVIRDVRVSRHHATIEPHGGGWMVRDLGSTNGTFVGGRRVAQTEISAPTEISLGGCRLEPLSRAQDVARPL
- a CDS encoding FHA domain-containing protein; protein product: MVSDDALILALRMAVVVVLYAFLLTLVVLTQRELYREASARSTSAPGARLVVVEPGATAQAPGHTIPLDAVTRLGRSADNTIVLDDDYVSAAHAIVLLHGGRWWVRDAGSTNGTIVNGSRIDGETALSEGDTLQIGQVVFRLAS
- a CDS encoding FtsW/RodA/SpoVE family cell cycle protein → MALIRRPLELALLAFPVALLAAALGLMAIVRGGEDPGSTVRIVAIFAAVLIAFHLTIAIRLPQADQELLPIVETLVALGLIAVDRLVPGLAPRQLLWVGLGSTAATATAVGIPRIDWLGRYRYTWLMGGLLLLALTIVFGIDPNGSQTRLWIGANGLYFQPSEITKVVAVIFFASYLADKRDLITHAPIRIGRLSLPPLAYLGPLVLMWGLSLVLLVWQRDLGVALLFYLIFLFLLYAATGRTYVGVGIAFLCVGALVSLALFDHVQLRTRIWLDPWPSAAGDAYQLVQALTAYAAGGVLGAGLGFGYPEYVPAVHTDFVLAALGEELGLLGTIAIVGLYVALVFRAFRIALRATSDFAMLFAAGLGTVLGVQALIIMAGNLRLMPITGITLPFLSYGGSSILANFVMVGLLLRISAESPSDGGSGG
- a CDS encoding penicillin-binding protein 2 translates to MADRIRRVSLILSAGFLLVAGALGYWQVIGANRVLDRPTNPRTVEEERRILRGRILDRNGEVLASSERAGELAHRAYAYPPLADVVGYWSIQHGKSGIEEAFDSFLRGERSTNPAAEIRNKLFPVDRHGADVRLTLDLQLQKVADDALGGSPGAAAVVDVSTGEVLALASHPYFDPNTLDEDWERLANDRGEPFVSRAINGQYVPGSIFKLVTASAALDSGIATAGMEHHHEADLIVDGLRIRNTNHPQLTDLTFAEEFAWSCNVFFAYTGLSLGGSSLIDYSPLASREPYTWPAGPVDASEARLREYARRYGIGQAVPFDLPTSAGLISKADHMTRAQLASTAFGQGDLLVSPLQMALVAATVDNGGVMPAPYIVASVEDGKTVERIHQPGAGGHRVISESAAAELNAMMELSVDTAYAQPARIPGVRVGGKTGTAEVSTSETPHSWFVGYAPADRPGVAVAVIMENRGSGTTFATPAARKILKAALDMGY
- a CDS encoding helicase C-terminal domain-containing protein codes for the protein MAEQEYVALDLELIEPNSPRSRVIEIAAVRFTERAVLEEWSTLVNPSASLPYTIRQLTGIDDRELTAAPSLDSIAERLRAFVGRTSIVGQSVEIDVAHLARQGIALDAPILDTFELASLLLPGLPSYELTAIARALGLPSGGAHRALADAHRAREVFLALLDRIRSLDIEILMHIDRLTLGFDWAYRDLFVEAGRERRRQLVSSALSGDILNPVDLGLSRLLAPPTTREEPLTPHARRRRVDPEVLAAEMSAGGRVARTLAGYEERPEQLAMLRAVAHAFNEEKHLITEAGTGTGKSLAYLLPALAYASANNDRVVVSTNTINLQDQLSEKDAPGLLSAMDYRARVAVLKGRANYLCLQRWLSLLRSEAVSRVEAGLLVKTLLWITQTETGDRGELRLTPDEEVAWGRICSQSESCSSLTCRYHRDGVCFISRARRAAEASHVVIVNHALLLSDLTTNSRVVPDHTRLVIDEAHHLEDEATRQLGFSIYPRTCSAPLEALIPASGRDGVGHLDAAMALLRSGGLAPKRLQQLDEATTDIRAHAVAALGFVSQLFEATRDFLTSAGSQWEPVRTIRLTPVSRRGNGWDAIEVACDGLCAHFDAIEVALEPILEDLSDAAKEGSQAVSDVLAELLAIRSQMDAVVPQLRAIVTRPAPDTVCWLTQPQAQGGTDSGGAQSAGPPSLNLAPLDVAPQLRAAFLDSKSTTIFTSATLTTEGSFEFIRERLGAAEVEELALGSPFDYQRAAMLIVPDDVPEPNQPGYARKCADVVADVAEALGGKTMALFTSHAQLRTTHDAIRDRIDRAQIALMGQGVDGSRTRLLQRFKATERALLLGTASFWEGVDVVGEALSALIIARLPFAVPTDPVFAARSELFDDPFRQFALPHAILRFKQGFGRLIRSATDRGVVVVLDRRVLSKSYGQAFLSSLPTCTIRRAPAGAAGTLAREWLENAPAP
- the alr gene encoding alanine racemase, which produces MPDVPDPTRTLSCWLDVDLDAIQRNVRQIRRWVRPGTDVAAVVKAHGYGAGAVEVARAVLRAGAKWLAVARVHEGVELRRAGLDAPILVLTRTEPAEADVAVRYDLTVTVDTIDLIRALDRAARRHARSATVHVKVDTGLHRFGVDPERALDLARELASSDGLDVQAIYTHFASADETDLSYTYDQLDRFNRVVADLARAGYEFPIRHACNSAATMALPDAHFGLVRTGLLLYGVSPNGNVPDGFDLQPAVSLRARVARVTCLARGEGVGYGQTWHAPRPTRVALVSAGYADGIDRRLSNVGEALVRGQVAPIIGRVSMDQTVVDITDIPGAAEGDVATFFGADGQRVIGLNHFADQAGTIPHVALTNIGGRVARVYREGGEPPRLQRLNGVQELCPAE
- the proS gene encoding proline--tRNA ligase, whose product is MANDSRFVEEIADKGDDYSRWYTDVILKAELADYSPVRGCMVIRPYGYALWENMQAALDARIKATGHLNAYFPLFIPESLLQREAEHVEGFNPEVAWITAAGTEDLDERLAIRPTSEAIIGTMYGKWVQSWRDLPILINQWANVVRWEKRTYLFLRTTEFLWQEGHTAHRTEEEAMDEVLRMLDVYRDFAETELAMPVIAGRKSEAEKFAGAAATFTVEAMMGDGRALQAGTSHSFGQGFARAFNISFLDMDGERRHAWTTSWGASTRLVGGVIMMHGDESGLILPPRVAPYQVVIVPIYQRDEQRTEIHEEVERIRRELAGTIRVHVDWSEHRPGWKFSEWELRGVPVRLEIGPKDIAQRQGIAVRRDNRAKEAVPFAALSTRLPQILDDVQRSLYERAVAFRESRTHMVESIDELAAQLERERGFFWAPWCGDAACEAHVKERTGATLRCVPLDGGNRSGACLVCRKDAPQTAVFARAY
- a CDS encoding HEAT repeat domain-containing protein, which gives rise to MLPDPLAEIEQALSIGLELPTTAVERLTGLEGESLDRFRSLWNRLGAEEREALLSAMGEAAEENLVLDFAPAYALALVDPDPSVRELGLRLASEEADPDLLDTYVRSAVADPDPDVRLAALEELGSYTLAAQVDDWPAEVQQKLEQVLTGVLHLPDADTMTRRAALLSLSFLTTPQTELEIRQAHLQPDLRDAAIEAMGRNCQEIWIPDIRAEMHGEIAHLRATAAQAAAELEDAELVPDLIQRLSDPESDVRLAAIHALGLIGGKDAKAALSELLQSRDREIRAAAREAMQDLLEGEDPLALR